The Megachile rotundata isolate GNS110a chromosome 11, iyMegRotu1, whole genome shotgun sequence genome includes a region encoding these proteins:
- the HDAC4 gene encoding histone deacetylase 4 isoform X12 — translation MNRLCVLEAVYKQKTWVTEASKSRPRLPICRRKLQQHHQLQQQILRQQYQAQERQLAELHEQQMHQLKLWEQQKQLEEQRREKERLEALRKKDKHDHSAIASTEVKQRLQSFLVNKKQREAAAAANGAVPGTPGYRSWLQPQSESAGTVNSSHPYRMPQMLQEKFADDFPLRKTASEPNLLKVRLKQRVERNMAASRNSPLMARRKDRLLSHLKRRSLLANSSSNPESGPNSPPTVNNSQASPTAAGNATAIQEETENTGYGGPLSSSSQQGSLSDLSLFSSPSMPNISLGRPHVPTGSSGTTGTKLATVSEAEVRAAFTARLGMPLTGQMLPGTLPFYPSLTVIEGEPPSSGGSSGGSGGSGGGGNGTAGYVHKQMQQNMEHHSNRQHPSSVYHAAAAAAAAAAAAAAAAAAPITDTQVAHARLQKAGHRPLGSRTQSAPLPLGHPMLQGGMIAPQTHYEEYLAEKQLHDQQQAHNYLKQQIRQTVLTRVGSRGQTNQLDEAPESEESEVIDLTGGKKDHSSEESEISKQQRDREQFLQQQRDLMMRHTLQISNESSAAYGGSRSGQASARPLSRALSSPLVHLGPQATGELFARTSSSHRPTTGLAYDPLMLKHACDCGETVRGHPEHGGRLQSVWARLSETGLLQRCDRIRSRKATLEEIQTCHSEAHALLFGTNPMNRQKLDVSKLSQLPIKSFVRLPCGGIGVDSDTTWNELNTAPAARMAVGCVVDLAFKTAMGDIKNGFAVVRPPGHHAETNQAMGFCFFNSVAIAARLLQQKLDVRKIMILDWDVHHGNGTQQMFYDDPRVLYLSIHRHDEGNFFPGTGGPTECGAGEGLGYNVNVAWSGGLNPPMGDAEYLAAFRTIVMPIARAFDPSIVLVSAGFDAAVGHPAPLGGYKVSPACFGKMTQQLLGLANGKVVLALEGGYDLAAICDSAQECVRALLGDEPSQLRDEELTRAPCQNAIDTLQKTIAVQMPHWPCVKLNAHTAPMSAIEAGQKERDESETVSAMASLSMQQPTNLTTTPEHSREVSEEPMEQDDAK, via the exons ATGAATAGGTTATGTGTACTTGAGGCTGTTTATAAACAG AAGACGTGGGTTACGGAAGCGTCGAAATCGCGTCCGCGTTTACCCATCTGCCGCAGAAAG CTGCAGCAGCATCATCAGCTACAGCAGCAGATACTGCGACAGCAGTACCAGGCGCAGGAACGACAACTGGCAGAGTTGCACGAGCAACAGATGCATCAGCTGAAG CTATGGGAGCAGCAGAAGCAGCTGGAGGAGCAACGGAGGGAGAAGGAGAGGCTGGAGGCGCTCAGGAAAAAGGATAAGCACGATCACAGCGCGATCGCCTCGACGGAGGTCAAGCAACGGCTTCAG AGCTTCCTTGTGAACAAGAAGCAGAGGGAGGCTGCTGCCGCCGCGAACGGAGCGGTTCCTGGTACACCTGGTTACAGAAGCTG GTTGCAGCCACAGTCAGAATCGGCAGGCACCGTGAACTCCTCGCACCCCTACCGCATGCCGCAGATGCTCCAAGAGAAGTTCGCGGACGACTTTCCCCTCCGGAAAACAG CCTCGGAGCCGAACCTGCTGAAGGTGCGATTAAAGCAACGCGTGGAGAGGAACATGGCCGCCTCGAGAAACTCACCCCTGATGGCACGCCGGAAGGACCGTCTGCTGTCGCACCTCAAGCGGAGGTCACTGCTAGCAA ATTCTAGCAGCAATCCAGAGTCTGGGCCTAACTCACCGCCGACCGTTAACAATTCCCAAGCGAGTCCTACCGCGGCCGGCAACGCGACAGCCATTCAAGAG GAAACCGAAAACACCGGCTACGGCGGTCCTCTGTCCAGCAGCAGTCAACAGGGTAGTCTTTCGGACCTGTCGTTGTTCAGTTCACCGTCCATGCCAAACATCTCGCTGGGTCGACCTCACGTTCCGACCGGATCATCCGGCACG ACCGGCACGAAATTGGCGACCGTCTCGGAGGCAGAGGTACGAGCCGCGTTTACGGCGCGGTTAGGTATGCCGCTCACGGGGCAAATGTTGCCGGGCACCTTGCCATTCTATCCGTCGTTGACGGTGATCGAAGGGGAACCGCCGTCGAGTGGGGGTAGCAGTGGCGGTAGCGGTGGCAGCGGTGGTGGTGGCAACGGCACCGCTGGCTACGTTCATAAACAGATGCAGCAAAATATGGAACACCATTCGAACAGGCAACACCCGTCGTCCGTGTATCACGCTGCCGCTGCGGCAGCGGCCGCAGCAGCAGCGGCCGCAGCCGCGGCGGCCGCGCCCATCACGGACACGCAGGTAGCGCACGCGAGACTGCAAAAGGCTGGTCACCGGCCTTTAGGTA GTAGAACCCAATCCGCGCCGCTACCTCTGGGTCATCCGATGCTGCAAGGTGGCATGATAGCGCCGCAAACCCACTACGAAGAGTACCTGGCCGAGAAACAGCTCCACGATCAACAACAAGCGCACAACTACCTGAAACAACAGATCCGTCAAACGGTGTTGACACGGGTCGGCTCCCGTGGTCAGACCAACCAGTTGGACGAGGCGCCCGAGTCCGAAGAGTCCGAGGTGATCGATCTGACTGGCGGGAAGAAAGATCACTCGTCCGAGGAGAGCGAGATTTCCAAACAGCAACGGGATCGGGAGCAATTTCTTCAGCAACAGAGGGATCTGATGATGAGGCATACTTTGCAAATCTCGAACGAGTCGTCCGCGGCCTACGGTGGAAGCAGGAGCGGTCAGGCCAGTGCCAGACCGTTGTCCAGAGCGCTCTCGAGCCCGTTGGTTCATCTGG GTCCTCAAGCAACCGGTGAGCTATTCGCGCGAACCTCCTCCTCTCATCGACCCACCACCGGTTTGGCCTACGATCCGCTGATGCTGAAACACGCGTGCGACTGCGGCGAAACTGTACGGGGTCATCCCGAGCACGGCGGCAGGCTGCAGAGCGTCTGGGCCCGGCTGTCCGAGACCGGCTTGCTACAGAGGTGCGATCGAATACGATCGCGCAAAGCCACCCTCGAGGAGATTCAAACATGTCACAGCGAAGCTCACGCTCTTCTCTTCG GAACGAATCCGATGAATCGGCAAAAGTTGGACGTGTCGAAGCTCTCTCAGCTGCCCATCAAGAGTTTCGTGCGACTGCCTTGCGGCGGCATCGGCGTCGATTCCGACACCACGTGGAACGAATTGAATACCGCGCCAGCCGCCAGAATGGCCGTCGGTTGCGTGGTCGACCTCGCCTTCAAAACCGCCATGGGCGACATTAAGAACGGTTTCGCCGTCGTTCGACCACCGGGCCATCACGCCGAAACCAATCAAGCCATGGGATTCTGCTTCTTCAACTCGGTCGCGATCGCCGCGCGATTGCTTCAGCAGAAGCTCGACGTTCGGAAAATTATGATTTTGGATTGG GACGTCCACCATGGGAACGGAACGCAGCAAATGTTTTACGACGACCCGCGAGTGTTGTATCTGTCGATACACAGGCACGACGAAGGTAACTTTTTCCCGGGCACTGGAGGACCAACCGAGTGCGGAGCCGGCGAAGGTTTAGGATACAACGTGAACGTCGCGTGGTCCGGCGGCTTGAATCCACCTATGGGAGACGCCGAGTACCTCGCCGCATTTCGCACTATCGTCATGCCCATCGCGAGGGCGTTCGACCCGAGTATCGTACTCGTCTCCGCCGGTTTCGACGCCGCGGTTGGACACCCGGCTCCTCTCGGCGGTTACAAAGTTAGCCCGGCATGTTTCGGAAAGATGACCCAACAGCTGCTCGGTCTGGCCAACGGCAAGGTCGTCTTAGCTCTTGAAGGCGGCTACGACCTCGCCGCCATCTGCGATTCCGCCCAAGAGTGCGTCCGAGCTCTCCTCGGGGATGAACCCAGTCAACTTCGGGATGAGGAGTTGACCAGGGCGCCTTGTCAGAACGCCATCGACACGCTGCAGAAGACTATCGCCGTTCAG ATGCCGCATTGGCCTTGCGTGAAGCTGAACGCGCACACAGCGCCGATGAGCGCCATTGAAGCCGGCCAGAAGGAACGCGACGAATCCGAGACAGTCTCCGCGATGGCCTCCCTGTCAATGCAGCAGCCTACCAATTTAAC GACTACCCCAGAACATTCCCGCGAAGTTTCCGAAGAGCCGATGGAACAAGACGACGCCAAATGA
- the HDAC4 gene encoding histone deacetylase 4 isoform X10, producing MLEETECPASKREPAPSRPKKTWVTEASKSRPRLPICRRKLQQHHQLQQQILRQQYQAQERQLAELHEQQMHQLKLWEQQKQLEEQRREKERLEALRKKDKHDHSAIASTEVKQRLQSFLVNKKQREAAAAANGAVPGTPGYRSWLQPQSESAGTVNSSHPYRMPQMLQEKFADDFPLRKTASEPNLLKVRLKQRVERNMAASRNSPLMARRKDRLLSHLKRRSLLANSSSNPESGPNSPPTVNNSQASPTAAGNATAIQEETENTGYGGPLSSSSQQGSLSDLSLFSSPSMPNISLGRPHVPTGSSGTTGTKLATVSEAEVRAAFTARLGMPLTGQMLPGTLPFYPSLTVIEGEPPSSGGSSGGSGGSGGGGNGTAGYVHKQMQQNMEHHSNRQHPSSVYHAAAAAAAAAAAAAAAAAAPITDTQVAHARLQKAGHRPLGSRTQSAPLPLGHPMLQGGMIAPQTHYEEYLAEKQLHDQQQAHNYLKQQIRQTVLTRVGSRGQTNQLDEAPESEESEVIDLTGGKKDHSSEESEISKQQRDREQFLQQQRDLMMRHTLQISNESSAAYGGSRSGQASARPLSRALSSPLVHLGPQATGELFARTSSSHRPTTGLAYDPLMLKHACDCGETVRGHPEHGGRLQSVWARLSETGLLQRCDRIRSRKATLEEIQTCHSEAHALLFGTNPMNRQKLDVSKLSQLPIKSFVRLPCGGIGVDSDTTWNELNTAPAARMAVGCVVDLAFKTAMGDIKNGFAVVRPPGHHAETNQAMGFCFFNSVAIAARLLQQKLDVRKIMILDWDVHHGNGTQQMFYDDPRVLYLSIHRHDEGNFFPGTGGPTECGAGEGLGYNVNVAWSGGLNPPMGDAEYLAAFRTIVMPIARAFDPSIVLVSAGFDAAVGHPAPLGGYKVSPACFGKMTQQLLGLANGKVVLALEGGYDLAAICDSAQECVRALLGDEPSQLRDEELTRAPCQNAIDTLQKTIAVQMPHWPCVKLNAHTAPMSAIEAGQKERDESETVSAMASLSMQQPTNLTTTPEHSREVSEEPMEQDDAK from the exons AAGACGTGGGTTACGGAAGCGTCGAAATCGCGTCCGCGTTTACCCATCTGCCGCAGAAAG CTGCAGCAGCATCATCAGCTACAGCAGCAGATACTGCGACAGCAGTACCAGGCGCAGGAACGACAACTGGCAGAGTTGCACGAGCAACAGATGCATCAGCTGAAG CTATGGGAGCAGCAGAAGCAGCTGGAGGAGCAACGGAGGGAGAAGGAGAGGCTGGAGGCGCTCAGGAAAAAGGATAAGCACGATCACAGCGCGATCGCCTCGACGGAGGTCAAGCAACGGCTTCAG AGCTTCCTTGTGAACAAGAAGCAGAGGGAGGCTGCTGCCGCCGCGAACGGAGCGGTTCCTGGTACACCTGGTTACAGAAGCTG GTTGCAGCCACAGTCAGAATCGGCAGGCACCGTGAACTCCTCGCACCCCTACCGCATGCCGCAGATGCTCCAAGAGAAGTTCGCGGACGACTTTCCCCTCCGGAAAACAG CCTCGGAGCCGAACCTGCTGAAGGTGCGATTAAAGCAACGCGTGGAGAGGAACATGGCCGCCTCGAGAAACTCACCCCTGATGGCACGCCGGAAGGACCGTCTGCTGTCGCACCTCAAGCGGAGGTCACTGCTAGCAA ATTCTAGCAGCAATCCAGAGTCTGGGCCTAACTCACCGCCGACCGTTAACAATTCCCAAGCGAGTCCTACCGCGGCCGGCAACGCGACAGCCATTCAAGAG GAAACCGAAAACACCGGCTACGGCGGTCCTCTGTCCAGCAGCAGTCAACAGGGTAGTCTTTCGGACCTGTCGTTGTTCAGTTCACCGTCCATGCCAAACATCTCGCTGGGTCGACCTCACGTTCCGACCGGATCATCCGGCACG ACCGGCACGAAATTGGCGACCGTCTCGGAGGCAGAGGTACGAGCCGCGTTTACGGCGCGGTTAGGTATGCCGCTCACGGGGCAAATGTTGCCGGGCACCTTGCCATTCTATCCGTCGTTGACGGTGATCGAAGGGGAACCGCCGTCGAGTGGGGGTAGCAGTGGCGGTAGCGGTGGCAGCGGTGGTGGTGGCAACGGCACCGCTGGCTACGTTCATAAACAGATGCAGCAAAATATGGAACACCATTCGAACAGGCAACACCCGTCGTCCGTGTATCACGCTGCCGCTGCGGCAGCGGCCGCAGCAGCAGCGGCCGCAGCCGCGGCGGCCGCGCCCATCACGGACACGCAGGTAGCGCACGCGAGACTGCAAAAGGCTGGTCACCGGCCTTTAGGTA GTAGAACCCAATCCGCGCCGCTACCTCTGGGTCATCCGATGCTGCAAGGTGGCATGATAGCGCCGCAAACCCACTACGAAGAGTACCTGGCCGAGAAACAGCTCCACGATCAACAACAAGCGCACAACTACCTGAAACAACAGATCCGTCAAACGGTGTTGACACGGGTCGGCTCCCGTGGTCAGACCAACCAGTTGGACGAGGCGCCCGAGTCCGAAGAGTCCGAGGTGATCGATCTGACTGGCGGGAAGAAAGATCACTCGTCCGAGGAGAGCGAGATTTCCAAACAGCAACGGGATCGGGAGCAATTTCTTCAGCAACAGAGGGATCTGATGATGAGGCATACTTTGCAAATCTCGAACGAGTCGTCCGCGGCCTACGGTGGAAGCAGGAGCGGTCAGGCCAGTGCCAGACCGTTGTCCAGAGCGCTCTCGAGCCCGTTGGTTCATCTGG GTCCTCAAGCAACCGGTGAGCTATTCGCGCGAACCTCCTCCTCTCATCGACCCACCACCGGTTTGGCCTACGATCCGCTGATGCTGAAACACGCGTGCGACTGCGGCGAAACTGTACGGGGTCATCCCGAGCACGGCGGCAGGCTGCAGAGCGTCTGGGCCCGGCTGTCCGAGACCGGCTTGCTACAGAGGTGCGATCGAATACGATCGCGCAAAGCCACCCTCGAGGAGATTCAAACATGTCACAGCGAAGCTCACGCTCTTCTCTTCG GAACGAATCCGATGAATCGGCAAAAGTTGGACGTGTCGAAGCTCTCTCAGCTGCCCATCAAGAGTTTCGTGCGACTGCCTTGCGGCGGCATCGGCGTCGATTCCGACACCACGTGGAACGAATTGAATACCGCGCCAGCCGCCAGAATGGCCGTCGGTTGCGTGGTCGACCTCGCCTTCAAAACCGCCATGGGCGACATTAAGAACGGTTTCGCCGTCGTTCGACCACCGGGCCATCACGCCGAAACCAATCAAGCCATGGGATTCTGCTTCTTCAACTCGGTCGCGATCGCCGCGCGATTGCTTCAGCAGAAGCTCGACGTTCGGAAAATTATGATTTTGGATTGG GACGTCCACCATGGGAACGGAACGCAGCAAATGTTTTACGACGACCCGCGAGTGTTGTATCTGTCGATACACAGGCACGACGAAGGTAACTTTTTCCCGGGCACTGGAGGACCAACCGAGTGCGGAGCCGGCGAAGGTTTAGGATACAACGTGAACGTCGCGTGGTCCGGCGGCTTGAATCCACCTATGGGAGACGCCGAGTACCTCGCCGCATTTCGCACTATCGTCATGCCCATCGCGAGGGCGTTCGACCCGAGTATCGTACTCGTCTCCGCCGGTTTCGACGCCGCGGTTGGACACCCGGCTCCTCTCGGCGGTTACAAAGTTAGCCCGGCATGTTTCGGAAAGATGACCCAACAGCTGCTCGGTCTGGCCAACGGCAAGGTCGTCTTAGCTCTTGAAGGCGGCTACGACCTCGCCGCCATCTGCGATTCCGCCCAAGAGTGCGTCCGAGCTCTCCTCGGGGATGAACCCAGTCAACTTCGGGATGAGGAGTTGACCAGGGCGCCTTGTCAGAACGCCATCGACACGCTGCAGAAGACTATCGCCGTTCAG ATGCCGCATTGGCCTTGCGTGAAGCTGAACGCGCACACAGCGCCGATGAGCGCCATTGAAGCCGGCCAGAAGGAACGCGACGAATCCGAGACAGTCTCCGCGATGGCCTCCCTGTCAATGCAGCAGCCTACCAATTTAAC GACTACCCCAGAACATTCCCGCGAAGTTTCCGAAGAGCCGATGGAACAAGACGACGCCAAATGA
- the HDAC4 gene encoding histone deacetylase 4 isoform X4: MSSEQARASAVATKEDVGYGSVEIASAFTHLPQKEMARDTPGSPMSRPRELVGGVGGAATTLTSSAYHTASDPTALHGHALQQKILELQQHHQLQQQILRQQYQAQERQLAELHEQQMHQLKLWEQQKQLEEQRREKERLEALRKKDKHDHSAIASTEVKQRLQSFLVNKKQREAAAAANGAVPGTPGYRSWLQPQSESAGTVNSSHPYRMPQMLQEKFADDFPLRKTASEPNLLKVRLKQRVERNMAASRNSPLMARRKDRLLSHLKRRSLLANSSSNPESGPNSPPTVNNSQASPTAAGNATAIQEETENTGYGGPLSSSSQQGSLSDLSLFSSPSMPNISLGRPHVPTGSSGTTGTKLATVSEAEVRAAFTARLGMPLTGQMLPGTLPFYPSLTVIEGEPPSSGGSSGGSGGSGGGGNGTAGYVHKQMQQNMEHHSNRQHPSSVYHAAAAAAAAAAAAAAAAAAPITDTQVAHARLQKAGHRPLGSRTQSAPLPLGHPMLQGGMIAPQTHYEEYLAEKQLHDQQQAHNYLKQQIRQTVLTRVGSRGQTNQLDEAPESEESEVIDLTGGKKDHSSEESEISKQQRDREQFLQQQRDLMMRHTLQISNESSAAYGGSRSGQASARPLSRALSSPLVHLGPQATGELFARTSSSHRPTTGLAYDPLMLKHACDCGETVRGHPEHGGRLQSVWARLSETGLLQRCDRIRSRKATLEEIQTCHSEAHALLFGTNPMNRQKLDVSKLSQLPIKSFVRLPCGGIGVDSDTTWNELNTAPAARMAVGCVVDLAFKTAMGDIKNGFAVVRPPGHHAETNQAMGFCFFNSVAIAARLLQQKLDVRKIMILDWDVHHGNGTQQMFYDDPRVLYLSIHRHDEGNFFPGTGGPTECGAGEGLGYNVNVAWSGGLNPPMGDAEYLAAFRTIVMPIARAFDPSIVLVSAGFDAAVGHPAPLGGYKVSPACFGKMTQQLLGLANGKVVLALEGGYDLAAICDSAQECVRALLGDEPSQLRDEELTRAPCQNAIDTLQKTIAVQMPHWPCVKLNAHTAPMSAIEAGQKERDESETVSAMASLSMQQPTNLTTTPEHSREVSEEPMEQDDAK, encoded by the exons AAGACGTGGGTTACGGAAGCGTCGAAATCGCGTCCGCGTTTACCCATCTGCCGCAGAAAG AAATGGCCAGGGACACGCCGGGCTCACCGATGTCTAGGCCGAGAGAGCTGGTCGGCGGAGTTGGCGGTGCTGCGACCACCTTGACGTCCAGCGCGTACCACACCGCCTCCGACCCAACCGCCCTGCACGGTCACGCGCTCCAACAAAAAATACTCGAG CTGCAGCAGCATCATCAGCTACAGCAGCAGATACTGCGACAGCAGTACCAGGCGCAGGAACGACAACTGGCAGAGTTGCACGAGCAACAGATGCATCAGCTGAAG CTATGGGAGCAGCAGAAGCAGCTGGAGGAGCAACGGAGGGAGAAGGAGAGGCTGGAGGCGCTCAGGAAAAAGGATAAGCACGATCACAGCGCGATCGCCTCGACGGAGGTCAAGCAACGGCTTCAG AGCTTCCTTGTGAACAAGAAGCAGAGGGAGGCTGCTGCCGCCGCGAACGGAGCGGTTCCTGGTACACCTGGTTACAGAAGCTG GTTGCAGCCACAGTCAGAATCGGCAGGCACCGTGAACTCCTCGCACCCCTACCGCATGCCGCAGATGCTCCAAGAGAAGTTCGCGGACGACTTTCCCCTCCGGAAAACAG CCTCGGAGCCGAACCTGCTGAAGGTGCGATTAAAGCAACGCGTGGAGAGGAACATGGCCGCCTCGAGAAACTCACCCCTGATGGCACGCCGGAAGGACCGTCTGCTGTCGCACCTCAAGCGGAGGTCACTGCTAGCAA ATTCTAGCAGCAATCCAGAGTCTGGGCCTAACTCACCGCCGACCGTTAACAATTCCCAAGCGAGTCCTACCGCGGCCGGCAACGCGACAGCCATTCAAGAG GAAACCGAAAACACCGGCTACGGCGGTCCTCTGTCCAGCAGCAGTCAACAGGGTAGTCTTTCGGACCTGTCGTTGTTCAGTTCACCGTCCATGCCAAACATCTCGCTGGGTCGACCTCACGTTCCGACCGGATCATCCGGCACG ACCGGCACGAAATTGGCGACCGTCTCGGAGGCAGAGGTACGAGCCGCGTTTACGGCGCGGTTAGGTATGCCGCTCACGGGGCAAATGTTGCCGGGCACCTTGCCATTCTATCCGTCGTTGACGGTGATCGAAGGGGAACCGCCGTCGAGTGGGGGTAGCAGTGGCGGTAGCGGTGGCAGCGGTGGTGGTGGCAACGGCACCGCTGGCTACGTTCATAAACAGATGCAGCAAAATATGGAACACCATTCGAACAGGCAACACCCGTCGTCCGTGTATCACGCTGCCGCTGCGGCAGCGGCCGCAGCAGCAGCGGCCGCAGCCGCGGCGGCCGCGCCCATCACGGACACGCAGGTAGCGCACGCGAGACTGCAAAAGGCTGGTCACCGGCCTTTAGGTA GTAGAACCCAATCCGCGCCGCTACCTCTGGGTCATCCGATGCTGCAAGGTGGCATGATAGCGCCGCAAACCCACTACGAAGAGTACCTGGCCGAGAAACAGCTCCACGATCAACAACAAGCGCACAACTACCTGAAACAACAGATCCGTCAAACGGTGTTGACACGGGTCGGCTCCCGTGGTCAGACCAACCAGTTGGACGAGGCGCCCGAGTCCGAAGAGTCCGAGGTGATCGATCTGACTGGCGGGAAGAAAGATCACTCGTCCGAGGAGAGCGAGATTTCCAAACAGCAACGGGATCGGGAGCAATTTCTTCAGCAACAGAGGGATCTGATGATGAGGCATACTTTGCAAATCTCGAACGAGTCGTCCGCGGCCTACGGTGGAAGCAGGAGCGGTCAGGCCAGTGCCAGACCGTTGTCCAGAGCGCTCTCGAGCCCGTTGGTTCATCTGG GTCCTCAAGCAACCGGTGAGCTATTCGCGCGAACCTCCTCCTCTCATCGACCCACCACCGGTTTGGCCTACGATCCGCTGATGCTGAAACACGCGTGCGACTGCGGCGAAACTGTACGGGGTCATCCCGAGCACGGCGGCAGGCTGCAGAGCGTCTGGGCCCGGCTGTCCGAGACCGGCTTGCTACAGAGGTGCGATCGAATACGATCGCGCAAAGCCACCCTCGAGGAGATTCAAACATGTCACAGCGAAGCTCACGCTCTTCTCTTCG GAACGAATCCGATGAATCGGCAAAAGTTGGACGTGTCGAAGCTCTCTCAGCTGCCCATCAAGAGTTTCGTGCGACTGCCTTGCGGCGGCATCGGCGTCGATTCCGACACCACGTGGAACGAATTGAATACCGCGCCAGCCGCCAGAATGGCCGTCGGTTGCGTGGTCGACCTCGCCTTCAAAACCGCCATGGGCGACATTAAGAACGGTTTCGCCGTCGTTCGACCACCGGGCCATCACGCCGAAACCAATCAAGCCATGGGATTCTGCTTCTTCAACTCGGTCGCGATCGCCGCGCGATTGCTTCAGCAGAAGCTCGACGTTCGGAAAATTATGATTTTGGATTGG GACGTCCACCATGGGAACGGAACGCAGCAAATGTTTTACGACGACCCGCGAGTGTTGTATCTGTCGATACACAGGCACGACGAAGGTAACTTTTTCCCGGGCACTGGAGGACCAACCGAGTGCGGAGCCGGCGAAGGTTTAGGATACAACGTGAACGTCGCGTGGTCCGGCGGCTTGAATCCACCTATGGGAGACGCCGAGTACCTCGCCGCATTTCGCACTATCGTCATGCCCATCGCGAGGGCGTTCGACCCGAGTATCGTACTCGTCTCCGCCGGTTTCGACGCCGCGGTTGGACACCCGGCTCCTCTCGGCGGTTACAAAGTTAGCCCGGCATGTTTCGGAAAGATGACCCAACAGCTGCTCGGTCTGGCCAACGGCAAGGTCGTCTTAGCTCTTGAAGGCGGCTACGACCTCGCCGCCATCTGCGATTCCGCCCAAGAGTGCGTCCGAGCTCTCCTCGGGGATGAACCCAGTCAACTTCGGGATGAGGAGTTGACCAGGGCGCCTTGTCAGAACGCCATCGACACGCTGCAGAAGACTATCGCCGTTCAG ATGCCGCATTGGCCTTGCGTGAAGCTGAACGCGCACACAGCGCCGATGAGCGCCATTGAAGCCGGCCAGAAGGAACGCGACGAATCCGAGACAGTCTCCGCGATGGCCTCCCTGTCAATGCAGCAGCCTACCAATTTAAC GACTACCCCAGAACATTCCCGCGAAGTTTCCGAAGAGCCGATGGAACAAGACGACGCCAAATGA